The genomic interval GGATAATGAATTCGACATCACCTTCGACGTGCAGAACCGCGCCGCGCGGATGAGGATCACGGGCGGATCGGTCAATAACCCCTTCAACCTTGATGCCATGCAGCGCTTTTCCTGCCCCGGTTCGCTATGAGCCAGCCCGGCGATCAGATCAAATCGGGCTATTTCGGCAAAGTGCCGTCACAGGGCGATTTTGTGACCCGGGGTCTGGGGCATGTGCTGGCCGATCGTTTCGACGGCTGGCTGCGCCAATGCGTGCGCCACAGCCAGTCGCGGATGGGGCGCGACTGGCTACAGGCCTTTCTGGTGGCGCCGATCTGGCGCTTTGCCATCGGGCCGGGGCTGTTCGGGCCGGATGCGATCATGGGGGTGATGATGCCCTCGGTCGATCGCGCGGGGCGGTATTTTCCCTTTGTCATCGTCGCCACCCTGCCCCAGCGGCGGATCGGCCCGGCTGCGCTGTCACGGCTGAGCCCCTGGTACGATGCCGCGGAAGAGCTGGCCCTGGCGACGCTGGACCCGGCTTTCACCCTGTCGCAGGTGGACGACCAGATCGCCGGGCTGCGCCTGCCCGGGTCGATGCTGCCGGAAGGTGACGACACCACCGGGACGCTGTGGTGGACCGCGCAGGGCAATGCACCCGAGGTCGTCCTGTCACATATGCCCGAGCCCGAGGATTTCGACCGTCTGTTCCTGACCGAGATACAGCCGGTCCCGGATGGCACAGCGCCCAGCCTGCCCGCGCGCGCGCCCCTGCGGGCGCTGATCGGATCGGATATTCGCAACACGACGCGCCGCCTGCTGCCTGCGGATCGCGTGGCGGTCAATGGCGACGGGCAGGCGATCAGCCTTGTCAATGGCCTGGGCGAGGCGCGGGGCATGTCCTCGGCCCTGCAACTGACCGTGGATTGCCTGTGCCGCATCGACGATCCCATGTCGATGAACGACCTTGTGGCGGGTGCCAAGGGTCATCTGGGCACCGCCAACAGCCTGCTGATGACGCGGCGGGCCGCGACGGGGGAAAGCTATGCGATTTCTTTCGCGACGCTGCTGATTCAGGGGCATCTGTTTTCGGTCCTCTGGGCGGGGAATACGCGGGGTTACCTGCTGCGCGACGGGGCGCTGTCGCTGCTGACGCGGGATCATCTGGATCGCCGTCTGACCGGGATCCTGACGCGCAGTCTGGGCATCGCCAAGCAGATGGTTCCCGACATTTTTGCGGGCGAGGCGCGGCCGGGCGACCGCTTCCTGCTGTGTTCGGGCAGTCTGGCGGCGGTTCTGTCGGATCAGGATATCGGCACCGTGCTGCATCAGGCCGCCTCGCCGGAAGAGGCCGCCCGCGCCCTGACGCAGGATGCCGCCATTGCCGGGGCGCAGGCCAGCCTGTCGGCGGTCGCGGCCTTTATCACCTGACAGTTGGCGGGATCGCGGGGGCTGTCATTTCTGCCCGTGGCCCGGGCGATTGCCGCTCAAGGACCCGCGCAGCGGTTGCGAAGGCCGCGCAGCGCCCCTATCTGAACCCAAACGAACGGAGACGCTTCATGTCGGAAGAGAAATTTCCTGGCTGGCACGGCACCACGATTCTGGCTGTGCGCCGCAATGGCAAGGTTGTGGTTGCGGGCGATGGTCAGGTCAGCGTCGGACAGACGGTGATGAAGGGCTCGGCCCGGAAGGTGCGGCGGCTGAAACCCGGCGGGCAGGATGTCGTCGTGGGCTTTGCCGGATCGACGGCGGATGCCTTTACCCTGCTGGAGCGGCTGGAGAAGAAGCTGGAGGCCGCGCCAGGCCAGTTGCAGCGCGCCTGCGTGGATCTTGCCAAGGACTGGCGGACCGATA from Paracoccus fistulariae carries:
- the tagF gene encoding type VI secretion system-associated protein TagF, with the translated sequence MSQPGDQIKSGYFGKVPSQGDFVTRGLGHVLADRFDGWLRQCVRHSQSRMGRDWLQAFLVAPIWRFAIGPGLFGPDAIMGVMMPSVDRAGRYFPFVIVATLPQRRIGPAALSRLSPWYDAAEELALATLDPAFTLSQVDDQIAGLRLPGSMLPEGDDTTGTLWWTAQGNAPEVVLSHMPEPEDFDRLFLTEIQPVPDGTAPSLPARAPLRALIGSDIRNTTRRLLPADRVAVNGDGQAISLVNGLGEARGMSSALQLTVDCLCRIDDPMSMNDLVAGAKGHLGTANSLLMTRRAATGESYAISFATLLIQGHLFSVLWAGNTRGYLLRDGALSLLTRDHLDRRLTGILTRSLGIAKQMVPDIFAGEARPGDRFLLCSGSLAAVLSDQDIGTVLHQAASPEEAARALTQDAAIAGAQASLSAVAAFIT
- the hslV gene encoding ATP-dependent protease subunit HslV, with the protein product MSEEKFPGWHGTTILAVRRNGKVVVAGDGQVSVGQTVMKGSARKVRRLKPGGQDVVVGFAGSTADAFTLLERLEKKLEAAPGQLQRACVDLAKDWRTDKYLRNLEAMLIVTDGAQIYVVTGAGDVLEPEHDVAAIGSGGNFALSAARGLLESDLDAEAVARKAMAIAADICVYTNGNLTVEILEG